The Gymnogyps californianus isolate 813 chromosome 5, ASM1813914v2, whole genome shotgun sequence DNA segment TTCCTCAACCGCGTCCCTTGCTCTGCCCATTCAGCCCCATCTTGGCACATACTCCACAGGCTGCACCAGTGTTGGCTGCAGCCAGTTCAGCCACTCAGACATGTAGGTTCCCTCACCTCCTGGCTCTGGAGCTGGCCTCGCAGCGACAGTCAGGTTATCCTTGGCCCTGAggttttttcagtctgaaaggCATTGCAATATAATGAGGCCAGAGCTGATATTCACTGGTGGGGTCAAGTTGCGTCTCCCGTGGTCTGTTGTGGTGTGAATATATTCTGGGGTGCCAAAGGAATTTTTGGAATGGGACTGAACCCTGCATTTCCAAGTATCTAGTTAGCAGCCTTCATTTGGGTCTGTGGGTTGGTACACACAGGGAGATGGGATGGAGATGCCCTTGGTCATTGATACAGtagggaaaaggggaaaggaaatgaGGATTTGGGAGCTTTCATCGAACTATGGGGTGCTTGTGGGGCAGAGTTTGAGATATGAGCTgcactggcagagctggaggggtTGGCTGACAGGCTTCTCAACAGTTTGCTTTGGCTGCCAACCCTGAAAGAAGAGTATTGTGCAGGAGCAACTTGAGGGTGGTCAAatactggaagaggttgcctaggaaggctgtggagtctccatccttgaagatattcaaaacctggctggacacagtcctggacaacctgctctagctgatcCTACTTGAGCAGAGGTGTTGGACTGGagatctcaagaggtcccttccaacctcaatggTTTAATAATTCTTTAACTTGTGTTAAGAGACAGCCCTGAAGAGCTGGAACTTACTGCTTGCTAccaaagagacaggaaaaaaagggacaCAATTGCCAGTTTTGGGAGGgggctcttccttcccctccccatcccttcaGTAACCaccctccttcctctgccaccCACTGCATTCGCCAGGATCCTGCCACGTTGGGGTCATGGCCATTTTGCTGCCATTGGTAATCTGCTGCCCAAGGCAACCTGTCTGCTCTAACACCCCAGAAGAGGTGGCAAAGAGAGACCAAAGTGGGCAGGATTAACATGCTGGGCGCAACGAGAGACCCTTTGGGGGTGAGTGGGTGGATTTTTGAAAAGTGCACGTCCAAGTTGAGTGACTTTTCTTCTTGACAGTGTTTCGGTCTTTGTTTTAGTTTGGATCACTGAGAAAATTCAAGACTCAGTCTTGTCTCAGTCACGCTCCATGGCACGAGGCTGTGGAGCAAAATCCATGGATCTTAAAACTAGAAAGGACCTTGCTGTTTGTCTGTGGAAGCTGTGGGGCCTGGACCTACTGTGGGATCTATACTGTCACACTTCAATTATTTTACTGTGGAAGCTTTCTTCGTGTGAGGCAATCTTTTCATAGTCTGTGTCAGTGAAGGACGTTTTTGTTCAACGCAGGATTTCTcaattgctgttttttttctctcagcattATGGTATATCCCATTACGAAGAAATGTTTGTgctggggaggcagaagggaaagaCTAAGCAAAACGGGCATGCCAGGTTCACAACTATTAGTAGATGACTAACAATTTTTGCCTGATGATAAAGTCCCCATCAGAACCAGTGCTGaacttcagctgtttctttatttgttcTATCTGTAACTGCAAAACTGTAAtttcctactttcttttttaagttccCTGTGTCCTCTAGGGGAAATGCTTGCTATTTCCTTTGCTCTTCTATGAGGAAACCCTATGCAGATCATTGCATGTATCGATTTGAAGTAATTGCTCTGATTTTGACAAGGAAGGCAAATGCAAATTCCATACGGTTTTTGGGAGCTTGTGTCTCAAGACAAGCAATTTAATATAATTGATTTGTCTCTCCAGGAAATAGCTTGGGATGATTTTAATAAGGCCTCAGTAGATACTGTTAAAAAGTTGGTGCCTGACAATTGCAATGGTGCAACTTGGCAGGTGAGTTTATAAGTGTGTGTAAATTGGCTCCACTGTGCATCATTAAAATCTCaagttctttctctctcctggaAATTAGCAGCTCTCTGAGCTTATGCTCAGGTTTGCTTGTTGCCCTAATGTAGAAGACAGTGGAAGACTgcctcaaaggaaaaaagtccttTGAAAACTGGCATGATCTCCACAATGCTTTTGTTAAATCccaagaaaactgaagagatcCTGATCtaatcaattttatttaaagactaTGGGGCAAGCAGAGCTATCTGCATTGCACTGTTGGGGGGCGCAGCTTTAAAACTGCTTGGATTGGGCTGGTTTCAAGCATCTCTTTTGTGGGGTGACACACTGCAGACTAATGAATCTGGTCTTCGCAGCAAAAACTAAATTCAGAAATGGTTCTTGGCAAAGATAAGGCTAATCCAGAGCTGTCCAAGGGCTCCTGCTCAGCAGACCTCTTCTGGCTGCTCCTTCTTGCCAGAACCTGGCAAATAGGGGACAAAGTTTTGAATAAAATCCCgaatttaatttcagaagagaGGACATTGTCAGGGAATCTGACAGTGAGTACGGAGCCCATCTGCAATGTGAGCTGCAGTGTGGGATTATTCCTTGTTAAGCATGAAGACAGCGGAATTACCTCAAATGAGCTTATCCCTGTGTCTGAAACACAAATGgtcattagaaaaaaaggagcattttgAGCAGCCAAGTTTGTAATCCGTCTGGGCTCATGATAAGCGTTCCTAGCTGGAGAGCTCAAGACTTGACAAAGCTCGGTAATCCCACAACTGGTCAAAATCAAATCACTTTGGTTGTGTTACGCTGGGGATGGTCCTGGCATGGCAGGAGCGGTGGGCAACAAAGCCCCTCTCCCACAGCTGCCACTGTGCTGTCTCTCTGAATTCAGAGATGTGGCCAACACTTTTGGTTTAAACTGTCAGGGACCGGCAGGCCTGGGATAGATCTAATCCAGGATATCATCAGCTGTGCATGTCTAATCTGCAAATAGATTGCTGAgattttttgttggtttgggtttgttttggttttttgggaaaatgactgttttattttataatataatgTGAGAACTGTAACTTTAAAGCGTGCATCCTCAGCTAGGGATTTTTTGTGGAGGCCACAGCAAAATGAGCAAATTGAGTTGTAGCAAGTGACTTTGGATGACTGAGCCATCTGAGTGAATAAGATACATAATGAGTTTCCACTGTACTACATATACCAGCAGCTTAGGGGTATGGGATAGCAACATTTAAGGGATTTACACCATCCAAGTAGCTCCAGACTGCTTTGAGGTATTACAAGATGAGGAATGCTACCTGggaaatcttgattttttttttaatttatttttttaccttgaGACAGAATACCCTTTCTACAAGCAATATGTCACATCTGCAGGCATTTGGGCTTAAggtctaatttttttcctgagcaatgTTTCAGAGGTGCTGCAATTACTGCACGTGGACTGAATATTTCAGTATCTAGTGCATGCAGAGGCTTGTAAGGCTATTCTTATGaagcatttatttatgtaaaattcACTAGGCTTTGGCAAGCATATGGTAAATAAAACTGATCAAAAAACCAGCGTGACAGGCACAGCTGAGGAAGCTTTTGGTAACTGTTAGTGACTTTCATGAGAGCTTAAAGACTGTGTTTGCATGTGGCACATACTAGTGGCATGTATAGTTCCCAGGCATTATAATCCTGGGGGTTAGGCCTTTGTAGTGTTGGGCTAACAATGTCACAAATAACCTCATTAAATGGAAGCCTGATTAGAGTAGGCTAAAAGCATATCTCGGATACTGTCCTGTGTTTCTACTTCTAATAACCCAACTAAGACTATCCTTGCAAATACGCAACTGAGCACTAGATGTAGAGTTGAGAGCCAGCAGCCTGAAGTGCTCTCCATAGGCCTGGGTGGCTGCCACCTTGACGGGGCCAATGCATCCCACCCCAAAAGAAGCATTTAAGATTTATGACGTGAACCTCCCCTTGAAGGTATTTATACTTGCACATGTTACCACACCACCACTTTTTAGAAGTTTGCTTTTTGGTGAGATAGCTAGCTACCACGTGTACATCACACTGGTGGCTAGCAACGAATAGTTTAGCAGAATGTCGGGCATTATGTTGTAGTGAGGTTGGATTATCAGCACTGGGCTTTAGACATAAGGTCTCAGATTAAAAATACCGAAAGCAAATAGTAGGAGGCCCCTTTTTGTGGCTGGTATTAGCATGTCATCTATTGACTATTGGTACAGCAATGTACTTTGAAGCCTTGCACCCCACAGAGGTTTTGCATGAGGTATTGCCCTCTTGTGGCTGTTCAACGAAAAGATGGGTGACTGTCAGTCAGTGGAAGTGGCATGAAGCTAGTTTAGGAAGATGGAAGGGCACAGTCCTAGTCCTTCTCGGGTATGGATGAGATCGATCTCTGTTGTATCTCTTTCTGGCATCTGGGTTTATTACAAAATGATTGGCTCCATTCTTTGTTGCAAAATTTCACAGGGAGTATGATGTCTGATGGTCCTGGGGCTAACTGCAGTACACCGAGAAAGATCTGGACCACATGGATTTATTCCAGCTGCAGATCTACACAGCCATGGCAGGATAGGCTTTGTGCTTTGTAACCCATGGATAACTCCAATTTATCTTCTGATGTAGATGCAGAAGTCTTAATTTTGTAAGTGTTGCACATTGCAAACATAGCAAACAGGCTTTAAGAATGATTGACAAACAGTATCATTCATGTTAACAGTGCAGAAGTTATGGGCAGGTAATACTGGAATAGGAACAGGTTTGCCATGCTGTACATCAGATAGTGGTCCCATAAACGAATATATAATGCATGGATGCTTTCTGGAACCAGAGGGGAAATTTTGTTAGCTCTTCAAAGTAGTGTTGGTAATTTATGTGCCACCTTATGCCAGGGTACACATCTGCTTCAAGTAGTGCATGGATTTCACAAGTGGTTtatcttctgtcatttctgtagGGACtacacaaaattaaaaggttGTTACTGTACCAGAATTGGAGATTGCCCATAAAATCAACAGGGAAGGCATTTACAGTGGCACATGATGCTGTGCTAGCTGCCCTTGCAACACCAGTACAACTGCTCCGCAGCAGTCACTTGGGTTCTGCTCTTTACCCTGCGAAGACACTGTTACCACTGCCCTCGTCTAAGGTATGCTCTTTTGCAGAGTAGCTGTTGCCAAATTTATTTTGACCCGATATGTTTAAGTGATAGACTTCAGGCTCTAGAGCAAgacaaatttatttgaaaacaatttgtGATTAAGTAGCTTTAAGGCTGtagtttaatttaaagaaattggAACACTGGACTCTTTTGAGATGTAAAACTTCATTAACCTGGAATGGCACCTGAGGTGGGCTGGCAGGACCTAGGGAGAACTATAtcatctatttctttttcctgggaGTAGACTCATGTATCAAACCACAGCCCTTTAAAAAGGTCCTACAACATGAAAGTCATAGGAATCAAAGGATTCAGGGTGAAGAAATAGTTTATCACATTTCTAGCCCCCTTTgacaatattttgaaaaagcctCATATATACAATAAAGGTAGCATCCAAAAAAGCTTCAGAGACACTCCTCCCCTGATACATCCTCATGTGTTTATAAAACCTCATTAAGGAAAAGAGGTGCTTACCCTTGCAGTGAAGCTAGCATTTTTGCCAGCGCTTGCAGATATCTGTATGAATATTCCTATGCTGCTAAATCTGGACCCATCAATTCCTTAACAGATTGATGTTCCGGAGTCTACGGTGaaatcatttttctgtcatgtAGATATTCTAATCAGaggtagaaagaagaaaaaggatagTCATGTTTCCTGGAGATAGACGACTATATATGACCAGTAATTCATTCTTTGTAGCAGTGAGTATTTCTGTGTTAAGTTTCTGTTGTATTTCAGCTGAATGAGTTCCCCATTTGAAGAACAAGTGATGCTGTGATTTAAAGCACAGCgtgccttttatttcttgctgacTGAAATGTTTCTTATGGTAGTTTAAGCTCTGACTTTGGTCCCTTTCAAGCTGGAAGCAAGCTTCTGTAAGAACATGAGACAACAGACGATATCCCATCTCAGATATCTCAGATGGGATATCATAGTCACCTATTTAATTTGTTCTCTGTATCTCTTACAAATGAGAATGCGTTAGAATATTCACACCATCTCATAATCATGCTCTAATCTGTGAACAAGGAGGTGCTTGCGCCaaactttgctttctctctATAGGGCTACTATGTAAATCATTACCATAAGTACTGAGTTACAATCACTATAGCAATGCAGGGTAGATGGAAAGATCCTTCAATGCCAAGTATTCCTAGACTTCTTTGAATAGGGaaaagggggcaggggggaagtcCAGCTAGATCCTAAAAGTACGAATACTGTTATGGAAGTCTGTAGGGTAAAATTTATAGAAAGGAGGGAGGTCTTTAATTGGATACtagattatatttctttttatatccCACTGgataaagctgaaaaaaccaaaatgcatcCGGGGTATACTACCTGCCTGTTGATTACCAGGAATTTAATTCTTCTGTGATAGCATTACTCGCTTAAAATTAGGTCTTTAGCTTCAGCTAGTAATCTAGACTCCTTTGGTCATATTATTATCACTAAATAATTTATGCTGAAAGGATTTCTAGAGATCTGTACTTCACCCCCCTTGCTCAGAGTACAGCTACCTTCAAAGCCCAGTCAGGTTGCCTGGGGCTGTGTCCAACCAAGCTAGCCACCACTGAGGAGGTATCTTTGTCCTCCACTTTCAGCTCTTCAGTCTGAGAAGATGGCTTGTGAGAACTGAACTTTTTGATTAATCGTTGTTAAGCTTAATAcctttattttgccttttacaTTAGGTATATGTGAGTAAAATTTAGATTTTGAGTGTGGCAATGCAGACTTGTGAATGTTTTTTGAACTgcaaaacagaccaaaaaaaatcaccttcttTAGAAGGGAGATGCAATTTTGACTAAGTTACaacttcttctttcttccaggtAAACCTCTGCAACCATTTCCACAATGAAAGATCAGATGCAGAGGGTCAACCTATCAATGGTATCTGAATTTGTTCTCGTAGGACTTTCTGATGCTCTGGAAGTCcgttttcttctctttgtgcTGTTTCTGATCATTTATTTGGCCACCATGGCAGGCAACATCACAATCCTTGTTGCAATTAGCACAGACACTCATCTGCACAACCCCATGTACTACTTCCTTGGCAACTTATCCTTACTGGATATCTTATGTCCCACTATCACTGTGCCAAAGATGCTGGAGGCCTTGTTGCTAGAGAACAAGGGGATTTCATTCACTGGCTGCATGCTTCAGCTGTTCTTCCTTATTGATGTTGTAGgtacagagatttttctcttggcTGTGATGGCATATGACCGTTACGTTGCAATATGTCATCCTCTGCAGTACATGAATATTGTGAGTATGAAACTGTGTTCTCACCTAGCCATTGGCACCTGGGTAGTaggattttttaattctctgttgcACACATCTTTGATTTTTACACTCTTTTTTTGTGGTTCTAATGAAGTTGACCAATATTACTGTGATATTCCCCCTATGCTGGCCCTCTCCTGCTCACCTACTTACAGTAGGGAACTGGTAATTCTCACAGTTGCTGGGGTCCTTGGAAGCAGTGCCTTTGTGGTCACT contains these protein-coding regions:
- the LOC127016864 gene encoding olfactory receptor 5V1-like, with product MKDQMQRVNLSMVSEFVLVGLSDALEVRFLLFVLFLIIYLATMAGNITILVAISTDTHLHNPMYYFLGNLSLLDILCPTITVPKMLEALLLENKGISFTGCMLQLFFLIDVVGTEIFLLAVMAYDRYVAICHPLQYMNIVSMKLCSHLAIGTWVVGFFNSLLHTSLIFTLFFCGSNEVDQYYCDIPPMLALSCSPTYSRELVILTVAGVLGSSAFVVTLISYIYILLAILSMNSSESRHKAFSTCGSHLTVVCLFYGTTICTYVRPSSTYSPNQDRIVSMLYEILTPLLNPIIYSLRNNEVKCALRRAISQVRTALTRQEHLSISVTLWTPGNLIGTAVCD